The window AAGGTGGTGGCGAGCACCAGCCCATCCTTGCCCCAATATTCCAGCTCGGCGATGCCGGGGTGGCGGAAGCGGCCGATGGTCCTGGCACGTTCGCCCTCCAGTAGCCGGCTGATCAGCCCCTGCTGACGGTCCTCGCCGGTATAGCAGGCTTCGACCCAGCCCTCGCCGCCGGTGACATCCACCCGAACCAGACGGCGCCTGGAGCTCAGCCCGCGAAGCAGACCCTTGTGGGTGAAGTGGGTGTGGGTGGCGTCGAGAATGTTTTCGGCGGCATCGATCACCGTCGACTGGGTCGAGCTGCGCACCCGCCGCACAATGACGTCCTTGCCCTCCATGCAATGTAGGTAAGGTTCGCCCGCCGGCGCGCCGGTCGAGACGAAGATGATACCGTCGCGCTCGATCGCACTGTAACGTCGAACCCGGAAATGCGGCATCTCGCCGACATGGCCGGGAATGGTCGTGCAGCGGCCTTCGCCGTCATAGCGCCAGCCGTGATAGGGGCATTCGATCTCGCCGCCGACCACCTTGCCGGTCGACAATTCGACCAGCCGGTGCGGGCAGCGATCGAACAACGCGGCAATGCCATTGGCCGAACGGAACAGCACCAGCGGCGCGC is drawn from Mesorhizobium sp. B1-1-8 and contains these coding sequences:
- a CDS encoding Rieske 2Fe-2S domain-containing protein; its protein translation is MSDRKKDYWQAVALSADVKGKPRRILFDGAPLVLFRSANGIAALFDRCPHRLVELSTGKVVGGEIECPYHGWRYDGEGRCTTIPGHVGEMPHFRVRRYSAIERDGIIFVSTGAPAGEPYLHCMEGKDVIVRRVRSSTQSTVIDAAENILDATHTHFTHKGLLRGLSSRRRLVRVDVTGGEGWVEACYTGEDRQQGLISRLLEGERARTIGRFRHPGIAELEYWGKDGLVLATTFHLRQADERTVEGVGWLIGRRQGWLGELKALAFRPLFNIALQQDRRVLKSASDNARFAPQTLPVIGPLDFLRRDIAAIMDGKLPAAASEARVHQIEL